DNA from Mucilaginibacter mallensis:
ACTTATGAAGATGATGTAACCGAATATTTTAGCGTAAACACAGATGGTTATGTAAGCGAGGATCCTTCCGCACGGTATATCGTTAATGGATCACTTTATCCAAGCGGAACGCCCTTACAAGGTCAAAAAAATGAAATCGCGCTGATCTCTTATTTCGGAAGGGTTGGTTATGATTATGAAGGCAAATATTTGATCAATGGGATCATCCGCCGTGATGCAACTTCGCAGTTAAGCCAGCAATACCGCAGTCAAACTTATCCTGGTGTTTCTGCAGGTTGGATAATCAGTAAAGAATCTTTCTTCCCTGATAAGGCATTTATATCATTTGCCAAACTAAGGGCCAGTTATGGCCAATCAGGAAACCTTGCCGGCCTGCCTAATTTTCCAACATCTGTTTCCCTGAGCAAAACAACAGCATATTTGGGCAATCCTGCTGCATCGGTTACCGGGTATGCTATCAACGGGCTTTCAAATCCAGATTTAAAGTGGGAAAGAGCTGCTCAAACGGATATCGGTTTGGACCTGGGCTTTATGGATGGGAAATTAAACCTTAACGCCGATGTGTTTAAGAAAAAGAATACACAGTTTTTGTTTAGTCCGCCTGTAGCTGCAGTTTATGGTATTTCAAACCCGCCGTTTGTAAACGGTGGTGAGATACAGAATAAAGGGATTGAAGTAGCTATTAAATACCAGGACCATGCCGGTGACCTGCATTACAACTTTGCCTTGAATGGTTCTTATATTAAAAATAAGATCATTGATATACTGCCGGGAGAGGAAACTATTTTGGGTAACCCAACGGTAAGAGATAATCTTGTTCCGGTTGAGTTGGTTCAGGGCAACCCGCTGTATTCATTTTACGGATATAAGGACCTTGGTTTATTCCAGTCGCAAGCAGAAGTAAATGCTTATAAAAAGCCGGATGGAACACTCATTCAGCCAAATGCCAAACCAGGCGATATAAAATTTGCGGCAAACAGCGCCGGGCAACTAGTAAAGTCTTACCTGGGTACGCCTTTCCCCAAATTTGATTATGGCTTTACATCTAATTTTAATTATAAATCATTTGACTTAAGCATCTTTTTGCAGGGAGTTGCCGGTAACAAATTGTTTAACGGGGTAAAATATACCGGAGATAATGCCTCTATACAAAACTATGACTTGCTTTCCACTGCAAAAAATGCCTGGACACCAACCAACACCAATACCAATATACCACGACTTAATGCATCCGACCCGAATGGGAACTTTAGTAATGTATCCAGCTTTTATGTAGAAGATGGTTCATATCTGCGTATTAAAAATGTAACGCTTGGCTACAGCATTTCAAAAGCATTTTGCGACAAATTAGGTATCAGAAGTATCAGGGTTTATGCTGATGCGCAGAACCTGGCAACCTTTACCAAATATACGGGCCTCGACCCTGAAATAGGGATCAACCAGAATGGTGTTGATCTTGGGCTGTATCCGCAGGCAAGAATTATGATGCTTGGTTTAAATGTTGGATTGTAAAAAACTATTGTAAAAATAATGATCATGAAAATTAAGAATATATATAAAGGGATTATTTTGGCGACCACTCTTATCAGTGGGATGTGGATGTCAGGCTGTAAAAAGGGAACTTTAGATGGTATAAAGCCTACCGGTACCCCAACTACTACCAATTTTTGGAAAACTGCGGATGATGCCCAACAGGCTGCCAATGGCTTATATGATTTGCAAAGCAATGATGAAGACCTTTACGGCCGTGGTTTCTTCTGGTTTATAAATGCAAGTGATGATATGGTTGTAGGCCGTACTTCTGCTGACCGGGAAAACATCAAAAACTTTGTTTGTACCGGAAACGAGCAAAGTATTTACGCGCCATGGTCAGCTCATTTTGAAGTAATGAAAAGGGCTAATGATGTTATTGCCAATGTACCGGGTATCAGCATGGATCAGGCAACCAAAAACTTCATACTTGGTCAGGCTTATTTTATTCATGCCACTATGCACCTTGAAATTGCCGATCTTTATGGTAGCGCTACGCAAGGTGCTCCCGTTCAGAACCGTGCTAATCCGCTTGCATTTCCCTTACAATTACCATCTGTGAAGGATAATTATGCTTATATAATTGCTGATTTGAAAAAAGCCGCAGCTCTTTTGCCTTATTTAAACCAGCTTGCAACTACAGATTATGGAAGAGCTCATAAAACAGCTGCATGGGCTTATTTGGCTAAAGCTTATCTGCATGCCAAAGATTATTCCAATGCAGAAAAATATGCAGATTCGGTTATTTTAAGTGGCAAACATGCACTATTGCCAAACTACGCTGATGTATTTAAAATCGCCAACAATTACAGTTCCGAATATATATGGTCTGTTGCCAGCAGTCAGTATGGCGAAAGCATTTTGCCCGGAGCTATGCTTGAAAACAAAGGATGGGGCTTATATAACGGGTTTGGATACTATCAGCCCACTAAAGAGCTGGTTGACGAGTTTGAACCCGGTGATAAAAGATTGGCTGCTACTATCCTGAAAAAAGGCGATACCTTTCAATACTTCGGGCAGACCTATACTTATCCAATTGGAGGTGTTTCAAACAGTTTAACAGGCTACCAGTTTAATAAATACATGGAGCCTTTCAGTTATGCAGGTGGAATTCATGTTAGCACAAACGGAAATGAACCTTCAACAGATCTGAATGTACCACTGCTTCGTTATGCTGAAGTGATTTTGATTAAAGCAGAAGCTGAAATAATGCAGGGAAAAAGTGGTGATGCGGAGATCAACATGATCCGTCAGCGTGCTGGCTTAACTCCGGTATCAGGAGCAACTATGGTGAATTTAAAGCATGAACGCCGTGTTGAACTCGCTGGTGAATGGAGCGACCGGAATTTTGACCTGGTGCGCTGGGGAGATGCACAGGCTGCTTATGCCAAACCATTACACGGGTCTGATGGATCAGTAGTTTGGCCTGCACGTAATTTTGTTCCGGCCAGGGACAATGTATGGCCAATTCCACCAAATGATATCCAGATAAGCCAGGGGCAACTCAAGCAAAATGCAGGCTGGTAGTATAAAATAAACTAAAAACCGGGGGATATCCCCGGTTTTTTCCATTAAAAAATTCAAATGAAAAGCACTAAAATTATCGCACTGTTAGCGGTTATGGTAACAATTAATCTGTCAGTAAATGCACAGATCAAGGTATATACTGTTGCAGATGCGCATTCGCATAACGACTATAAAAACAATATCCCCTTTTACAGGGCTTATGAAAAAGGTTTTGGTTCAATAGAAGCTGATGTGTATGCTGTTAACGGAAAGTTAATGGTTGCCCATGATAAAGCAGAAGTTGCTGAAAATAGATCGTTGAAAATTCTATACACCGATCCATTAATTGAAAAACTGGCGCATGACCAGCAAAGGCAATTAAGGCTGCTCATTGAGATAAAAGAAGATTACAAAGCAGTTTTACCATTGGTGATCAGCGAATTGAAACCGCTTGAGTCTTATTTTTCCTATCCGGGGCACCCGGGCAGGCTTTCAATAGTATTAACGGGCGCGGTGCCGCCCGCCGCAGAGATGGTCAACTATCCCGAATGGATTTCATTTGATGTTGATCACATAGACGGGTTTACTCCGGAGCAATGGAAAAAAGTAGGGCTGGTAAGTTTTCCGTTTAGCAAATATGTTCATTGGAATGGTAAAGGAGTATTAAACAGTGAAGAGGTCGCCAGGGTTAGCGCTGGTATTGACAGTGTACATGCTGCGGGTAAAATGATCCGTTTTTATGAAACGCCGGATACTAAAAGCAGCTGGCTTGCCCTCATCAGGTTGAAAGTTGATGTTATCGGAACAGATAAAGTTGAGGAGCTTGGCGATTTTCTGAATAAGAAAGAGAAAGATGAGTATGTGGCCCCGCAATCCTACGCAATTTATCACCCAACCTATAAATCTGATGGTGCTGTTAAAAAAGTTAAAAACATTATTTTATGTATAGGCGATGGCATGGGCCTTTCGCAAATTTACGCTACCTATACGGCTAACAGGGGACAACTGAATATCTTCCAGATGCAAAATATTGGTTTTTCCATTACTAATTCGGCCGATGCATACATTACTGATTCTGCTGCGGGAGGCACTGCCTTTGCATCCGGACAAAAAACAAATGACAGGGCAATAGGTGTTGATCCATCAGGTAAGCCATTAAAATCATTAGCAGATTATAGCGCCAAAGCAGGGAAGAAGACGGCCGATATTGTTGTATGTGAACTAACAGATGCCACACCTGCGGCTTTTTATGCGCACCAGTCGGAAAGAAGCAATGCAACAGCTATTGCAAGGGATATCACATCATCGCCCGTTGATATCTTTTTAGGTTCAGCGTATACGGATTTTACGGAGAAGGTAAACGGCGAAACGCCAATTGATATCATGAAAAAAAGGGGATACACCGTTATTCGCAATTTTGATGATTTTTTAAAGTCGCCTGCAACAAAAATCCTTGGCTTAATGGATGACAGTGTTACAAGGCCTAAAATGAATGGCAGGGGAGATTATCTGCCGCTGGCATTTAATAAAGTTACCCATACTTTTAAAAACGATCCCAAAGGATTTTTCATGATGATTGAAGGATCACAAATTGACCATGGCGGCCATAGCAACAACCTGAAGCAGGTGATAACAGAAAACAGCGACTTTGATAAGGTAGTAGGGGAAGCCTTAAAATTTGCTGATGAAGATGGTGAAACCCTGGTTATTGTAACAGCAGATCATGAAACAGGAGGGCTTACTTTATTAGATGGAAATATCGCTAAAGGATATGTTTGGGGCGATTTTAGTACTAATGATCACACGGGTACTCCGGTGCCGGTATTTGCTTATGGGCCACATTCGCTTGATTTCAGAGGCGTTTATAACAATAATGAGATATTTTATAAGCTGTTACAATTAATTAAGTAGCTTAAATCTCGGTAATAGTTTATCAATATAAAATTCCAGGAAATACTATTGATGCTTGTATCAAGATGTTGCTTTAATAACAACATCTTTGGTACACTGACCCTAAACAAAAAAACGCCTTGTAAGTGTTTTACTTAATAAGGCGTTTTCTTAAACTTCGGTTGCACCTAACGATACATTTTACGAACTCTTTTTTAAACAGCTAAAAGAGTTAGCTAATTTCTGAAAAGGTGTATTTATGGTTATTTGAGTCTATCTAAACGAATATAAGCAGCTTTAATATTCTGACCTTTAATAAAATAGTCAATTTTTGATTATCTCCTTTTAATCCTTCTCAAACCTCCCCGTCTTCTTACTTAAAACAATCTTATACAATATCAGTTCAAAATCAAATCCCACATCGCTCGCATCTCCTGTAAACCCATGCGATGGCTGTGCAATTTCTCCCTGCATGAGCGGCATTACCCGGTTGATGATCTTTTGCATGGCATACTCGCGTTCCAGCATATCAGTTATCTCTTCAAACTTCCCCCAACAAATTACACTTTCCCAGTTTTGCAGGTTGGTAATGGAATCAGCCTGAAAACATACCTCAGAATTTTTTCGCATCATATCTATTTTCATGCCTTTGGCCGAATGGGCATACAAGTTTATACCATCGTAAACATAGTTTACCGGTACAATATAGGTTATACCATCTGCATGGCAGCCTATGCGGCCAACGGGCAGTTCCCTTAACAGGGTTTCAATCTGATCTTCGTTCAATGCTCCTAACATGGATCAAATTTCTTGAATATCGGGGTAGCTGGGAATGACGATAAACACCTGAAATAGTGATGGGTATCATTCTTTAGCGTTTCGATTAACAGCAGCTTTGTATACCATGAAAAAGTTCCTCTTCCCCACAGATTTTTCAGCTAATGCAAAGCACGCGCTGAATTATGGCTACAGCCTGGCCAAACAGGTTAAAGCGAATATGATCATTTGCAACGCGATCATCGAACCTGCGGAAATACCACAAAGCGGACTGGTTAGCTGGCCAATGGAAGAGTCAGACTTATTGCAAGCTGACAGTAACAGGGAATTAAAACTACTGAAGGAACAAATGGAAAGTAGGGAAGAAACGATCAGTTTCAATCCTTCCATTACCTGTATAAGCGAAGCAGGGACCGTAACGGATATGATCAATAGGGTAGGCCATCAAAATGATGTTGGCCTGGTTATTATCGGTACACATGGCAGCAGCGGTTTGAGTACCTTGCTTTTGGGCGACCATAGTCGCGAAATAATTGATGAAATTAACAAGCCGCTATTGCTTGTGCCGCCTGCTGCTAAAATAAAACAGGTGAAAAAGATCGCCTTTGCCACAGATTTTAAGGATCCGGTAAAGGATATGGAATGCATTCACGCCTTTATAACGTTGGCAAGGCCGCTCAATGCCGAAATATTGATTACCAATATTTTTGATGAAGAAGAGCATGCTGCCGAATGGTTTATGAACGAACTGGCTAATAAAGCCAACTATCCGCATATCTATTACAGAGTAGTTAAGGCATATCACCCCGTTTCGGGATTGGATTGGTTATGCGAACATGGTGATATTGATATGCTGGCCATGGTACACCGCTCGCATAATTTTATCGACAGCTTGTTCAGGGGGAGCCAGACACAAAAAATGGCAAATCATATCGTAATACCCTTACTCGTTTTTCCTGCAATTTAAAATACCTATTATGAAAAATTCAAATAACCGAAATGTTTACCTGGTTGGCGGCGGTATCGCTTCTTTAGCCAGCGCTGCTTATTTTATCAGAGAAGGTATAGCAGGTGATCATATCACGATATATGAAGAACTGGAAGTGCCCGGTGGCAGCCTGGATGGCTCGGGATCGCCTGAAAATGGGTATGTGTTGAGAGGTGGGCGTATGCTCAATTTTAGCTATGTATGCACTTATGATCTTTTCTCATTTATCCCGTCGCTTACTGATCCCAAAATCACTGTTTATGAGGAAATACAAGCTTTCAATAAAAAGATAAAAACGCATGCCAACGCCCGGGTTATTGCTAATGGTAAAATAGAAGATGTTACTACGATGGATTTTAGTAGCCAGGATCGTTTAGATCTGGTGGAAATGATGGCAGTAAGCGAGGAATATTTAGGTTCGAAACGGATAGACGATTGGTTTGGCGAAGATTTCTTTAAGACCAACTTTTGGTACATGTGGGATACCATGTTCGCCTTTCAGCCATGGCATAGCGCGGTAGAGTTTAGGCGTTACCTGCATCGTTTTATCCATGAATTTGAACGGATAAATACACTGGCAGGGGTAGATCGTACACCGTATAATCAGTATGATTCGCTGGTGATACCATTGATTAAATGGTTGCATGAACAAGGTGTGCATTTTGAAATGGGTGCTGAAGTTACTTCTGTTGATTTTACAAATTTCCGGGGTGTCGAAATGGTTAAATGTATCCACTATATTCAACATGAAAATGAAAAGGAAGTTCATTTTGGGGCTGATGATCTGTTACTGGTAACTATAGGCTCGATGACTGCTGATTCCAGTTTAGGTTCGATGCAATCAGCACCAAAGCTGATCACCAATAAAGCTGATGGCAGTTGGAAACTATGGCATAACATTGCAAAGTATAAACCTCAGTTTGGCCGCCCCTTTATTTTTGACAACCGGATAAGTGAATCAAAATGGGAATCATTTACCGTAACCTGCCAGGGAACCGATTTTTTTTACCTGATGGAACAGTTCACCGGCAATGTGGCCGGTACTGGTGGCCTGGTTACTTTTAAAGATTCCAATTGGTTGATGTCTGTTGTTCTACCTCATCAGCCGCATTTTATTGGGCAGCCAAAAGATGTTACTGTATTTTGGGGATATGGTTTATTCCCGGATAATGAGGGGAACTTCGTAAAAAAGAGAATGTCGGATTGCACCGGAGCAGAGATCATTACCGAACTGCTGGCGCATTTGCGATATGAAGATGTAACCGAGCAATTATTGAAAACAAGTAATTGCATACCCTGCATGCTGCCCTATATCACCAGTCAATTTCTGACACGCACAAAAGGCGACCGCCCGGAAGTAGTGCCTGAGATCTGCCAAAATATTGCCTTTATCGGCCAGTTTGCCGAGGTGCCCGACGATGTGGTTTTTACAGTTGAATATTCTGTAAGAACAGCACAGACCGCGGTTTATACCTTATTAGGGCTCGAGAAAAAGCCAACGCCGATGTATCATGGAGATCATCACCTATCAGTATTATTTGATGCTGCGAAAACACTATTAACTTAACCACCATGAAAAACTCAAAGAAAGTCATTAAAATATCACCCAGCCTGGTTCCCTATTATCAACGGGATCAGGCCAAACGTATTTCCTGGAGCGCAGCTCAGCTATCATTGGCCATACCTGCAAAGAGCTGAACAATTATGCCGATATTTATAAAATATGTTAAGGCACCTCGGCACTAAACGTACCTATGCGCATAATGTAAAGTTAGCCTCGCTGCTTTGCGTAACCGCCGGTTTTGTAAATGCCGCGGGGTTTTTAGGCTTTGCTGTTTTAACCACCAACGTAACCGGGCATGCCGCTTTATTTG
Protein-coding regions in this window:
- a CDS encoding RagB/SusD family nutrient uptake outer membrane protein, with translation MKIKNIYKGIILATTLISGMWMSGCKKGTLDGIKPTGTPTTTNFWKTADDAQQAANGLYDLQSNDEDLYGRGFFWFINASDDMVVGRTSADRENIKNFVCTGNEQSIYAPWSAHFEVMKRANDVIANVPGISMDQATKNFILGQAYFIHATMHLEIADLYGSATQGAPVQNRANPLAFPLQLPSVKDNYAYIIADLKKAAALLPYLNQLATTDYGRAHKTAAWAYLAKAYLHAKDYSNAEKYADSVILSGKHALLPNYADVFKIANNYSSEYIWSVASSQYGESILPGAMLENKGWGLYNGFGYYQPTKELVDEFEPGDKRLAATILKKGDTFQYFGQTYTYPIGGVSNSLTGYQFNKYMEPFSYAGGIHVSTNGNEPSTDLNVPLLRYAEVILIKAEAEIMQGKSGDAEINMIRQRAGLTPVSGATMVNLKHERRVELAGEWSDRNFDLVRWGDAQAAYAKPLHGSDGSVVWPARNFVPARDNVWPIPPNDIQISQGQLKQNAGW
- a CDS encoding alkaline phosphatase, translating into MKSTKIIALLAVMVTINLSVNAQIKVYTVADAHSHNDYKNNIPFYRAYEKGFGSIEADVYAVNGKLMVAHDKAEVAENRSLKILYTDPLIEKLAHDQQRQLRLLIEIKEDYKAVLPLVISELKPLESYFSYPGHPGRLSIVLTGAVPPAAEMVNYPEWISFDVDHIDGFTPEQWKKVGLVSFPFSKYVHWNGKGVLNSEEVARVSAGIDSVHAAGKMIRFYETPDTKSSWLALIRLKVDVIGTDKVEELGDFLNKKEKDEYVAPQSYAIYHPTYKSDGAVKKVKNIILCIGDGMGLSQIYATYTANRGQLNIFQMQNIGFSITNSADAYITDSAAGGTAFASGQKTNDRAIGVDPSGKPLKSLADYSAKAGKKTADIVVCELTDATPAAFYAHQSERSNATAIARDITSSPVDIFLGSAYTDFTEKVNGETPIDIMKKRGYTVIRNFDDFLKSPATKILGLMDDSVTRPKMNGRGDYLPLAFNKVTHTFKNDPKGFFMMIEGSQIDHGGHSNNLKQVITENSDFDKVVGEALKFADEDGETLVIVTADHETGGLTLLDGNIAKGYVWGDFSTNDHTGTPVPVFAYGPHSLDFRGVYNNNEIFYKLLQLIK
- a CDS encoding pyridoxamine 5'-phosphate oxidase family protein yields the protein MLGALNEDQIETLLRELPVGRIGCHADGITYIVPVNYVYDGINLYAHSAKGMKIDMMRKNSEVCFQADSITNLQNWESVICWGKFEEITDMLEREYAMQKIINRVMPLMQGEIAQPSHGFTGDASDVGFDFELILYKIVLSKKTGRFEKD
- a CDS encoding universal stress protein, yielding MKKFLFPTDFSANAKHALNYGYSLAKQVKANMIICNAIIEPAEIPQSGLVSWPMEESDLLQADSNRELKLLKEQMESREETISFNPSITCISEAGTVTDMINRVGHQNDVGLVIIGTHGSSGLSTLLLGDHSREIIDEINKPLLLVPPAAKIKQVKKIAFATDFKDPVKDMECIHAFITLARPLNAEILITNIFDEEEHAAEWFMNELANKANYPHIYYRVVKAYHPVSGLDWLCEHGDIDMLAMVHRSHNFIDSLFRGSQTQKMANHIVIPLLVFPAI
- a CDS encoding oleate hydratase, with translation MKNSNNRNVYLVGGGIASLASAAYFIREGIAGDHITIYEELEVPGGSLDGSGSPENGYVLRGGRMLNFSYVCTYDLFSFIPSLTDPKITVYEEIQAFNKKIKTHANARVIANGKIEDVTTMDFSSQDRLDLVEMMAVSEEYLGSKRIDDWFGEDFFKTNFWYMWDTMFAFQPWHSAVEFRRYLHRFIHEFERINTLAGVDRTPYNQYDSLVIPLIKWLHEQGVHFEMGAEVTSVDFTNFRGVEMVKCIHYIQHENEKEVHFGADDLLLVTIGSMTADSSLGSMQSAPKLITNKADGSWKLWHNIAKYKPQFGRPFIFDNRISESKWESFTVTCQGTDFFYLMEQFTGNVAGTGGLVTFKDSNWLMSVVLPHQPHFIGQPKDVTVFWGYGLFPDNEGNFVKKRMSDCTGAEIITELLAHLRYEDVTEQLLKTSNCIPCMLPYITSQFLTRTKGDRPEVVPEICQNIAFIGQFAEVPDDVVFTVEYSVRTAQTAVYTLLGLEKKPTPMYHGDHHLSVLFDAAKTLLT